Proteins encoded within one genomic window of Oncorhynchus keta strain PuntledgeMale-10-30-2019 chromosome 12, Oket_V2, whole genome shotgun sequence:
- the LOC118391423 gene encoding protein FAM222A-like produces MLACLQRRQQNLSSQHLVCTPKILGNPQQPQPNTRQSELSSMNGPRYPSPAELDAFAQKTASSPLSIKIFPSNIRVPQHKQLNRTVNGLDTTCTQHYSPYSGGYQGLLGVVKATVSVVKGVLKNSEGKRTKHSPAQTAVAPYNPLSNNRHGQQKSYHMGSCKPPDGPKMAVPSNIIVAASVIPTPVGQTLASQSDLDVQSLLRQMNRHSHSQALQHGGEAQPSPSRQAVAAVASSDSGFTWGVVPQSSLAYSGAVLPTQSADMAQAGYLERVDYSIWQHHQQQQHYQQGALRMYNNARMGSGGGAVVSRSPETCLPLACSAQLSYRRHPLSAGTNGAGIGQDRVSSSPLNCAAMHGEFSVGQYFAPPWNSFLVTPDSDCYNPQELVPGSSMGRARDMGLSQPHPHPHHHPNHQLNPHHHPHPQVYATDQSLGLCCGLPSTSLCHTSVLSSSLQSLECLISDLHPPCIKESMLGRGYEAVGMPRLLDHNLQHTHVQLPVFR; encoded by the coding sequence GTGAGCTGTCCTCCATGAATGGCCCTCGGTATCCATCCCCTGCAGAGCTGGATGCCTTTGCCCAGAAGACGGCCAGCAGTCCCCTGTCCATCAAGATCTTCCCATCCAACATCAGAGTGCCGCAGCACAAACAGCTGAACAGGACTGTCAACGGCCTGGACACCACATGCACCCAGCACTACAGTCCCTACTCAGGAGGCTACCAGGGCCTACTGGGTGTTGTAAAGGCCACCGTCTCCGTGGTCAAAGGCGTGCTGAAAAACTCTGAGGGCAAGAGGACTAAACATTCCCCTGCCCAAACTGCAGTGGCACCATACAACCCTCTCAGTAACAACAGACACGGGCAGCAGAAGAGCTACCACATGGGCTCCTGCAAGCCTCCTGACGGGCCCAAAATGGCTGTTCCCTCTAATATCATTGTTGCTGCCTCTGTCATCCCCACCCCAGTAGGACAGACTCTGGCCTCTCAGTCGGACCTGGACGTCCAGAGCCTACTGAGGCAGATGAACAGACACTCCCACAGCCAGGCCCTGCAGCACGGGGGAGAGGCCCAGCCAAGCCCCTCACGCCAGGCTGTGGCTGCTGTGGCCAGCTCAGACTCTGGCTTTACCTGGGGAGTGGTGCCCCAGAGCAGCCTAGCGTACTCCGGGGCTGTGCTGCCCACCCAGAGCGCAGACATGGCCCAGGCTGGCTACTTGGAGAGAGTGGACTATAGCATATGGCAGCACCACCAACAGCAGCAGCACTACCAACAGGGGGCGCTAAGGATGTACAACAATGCTCGGATGGGCAGCGGGGGAGGGGCCGTGGTCAGCCGCTCTCCAGAGACCTGTCTCCCTTTGGCCTGCTCAGCACAGCTCTCCTATAGGCGCCATCCCCTCAGTGCAGGCACTAACGGGGCAGGGATTGGGCAGGACCGGGTTAGCTCCTCCCCTCTGAACTGTGCTGCTATGCATGGGGAGTTCTCTGTGGGCCAGTACTTCGCCCCTCCCTGGAACAGTTTTCTGGTCACCCCGGACAGTGACTGTTACAACCCTCAGGAGCTGGTGCCTGGTTCCTCTATGGGCCGGGCCAGAGACATGGGGCTCTCCCAACCCCACCCTCACcctcaccatcaccccaaccaCCAGCTCAACCCCCACCACCATCCTCACCCCCAGGTCTACGCCACAGACCAAAGCTTAGGCCTCTGTTGTGGGCTGCCCAGCACCAGCCTGTGCCACACTTCTGTGCTGAGCAGCAGCCTGCAGTCTCTGGAGTGCCTGATCAGTGATCTCCACCCGCCCTGCATCAAGGAGAGCATGCTGGGGCGGGGCTACGAGGCGGTGGGGATGCCAAGGCTACTAGACCACAACCTACAGCACACCCACGTCCAGCTGCCTGTGTTCAGATAA